In Mytilus edulis chromosome 7, xbMytEdul2.2, whole genome shotgun sequence, a single genomic region encodes these proteins:
- the LOC139482286 gene encoding uncharacterized protein, with product MIVTAKEMSALCACGTVLIILCIIHVIPSLRNNDQSQLKEECRETDLRKRDDISQIPRHIHQIYFDINKDGQAHLQKYQFAQQTWSKLCPDFKYTLWNQSMVDDLIKKYYPGIFKLYSNLPAWISKINVGKFTIIHHYGGIYADNDIECLQNIKSLLQNVYNQNQQAVFKSGDNFDRFAIDFFAATANHPLLEHVIAGLPYAKRKYLLPYLNNMLTTGTAYFNIRFKSFKNKCEVSALPYSNEYIVHHRASSWHSWDGKIIYVVWFKRGVLMKTLSLLIFAIIVYILYRNRNSSKIILIRQQ from the coding sequence ATGATAGTGACGGCAAAAGAGATGTCAGCACTTTGTGCATGTGGGACAGTGTTAATTATCCTATGCATCATACATGTGATTCCCTCATTAAGAAATAATGACCAATCACAATTAAAAGAAGAATGCCGAGAAACAGACTTACGAAAGAGAGATGATATTTCACAGATTCCACGCCACATTCATCAAATTTATTTTGACATTAACAAAGACGGTCAAGCACATCTACAGAAATACCAATTTGCCCAACAGACCTGGTCAAAATTGTGTCCTGACTTCAAGTATACTCTCTGGAACCAATCTATGGTtgatgatttaataaaaaaatattacccaGGGATTTTCAAATTATACTCAAACCTTCCAGCATGGATAAGTAAAATCAACGTGGGAAAATTCACGATCATTCATCATTATGGTGGAATATATGCTGACAATGATATAGAATGTCTTCAAAATATAAAGTCGCTTCTTCAAAACGTCTACAATCAAAATCAACAAGCTGTTTTTAAAAGTGGCGATAATTTCGATAGGTTTGCAATTGACTTCTTTGCTGCGACCGCCAATCATCCGCTTCTAGAACATGTCATAGCTGGTTTACCTTATGCTAAAAGAAAATACTTGCTTCCATATTTGAATAATATGCTCACTACAGGAACAGCTTATTTCAATATACgtttcaaaagtttcaaaaacaAATGTGAGGTATCAGCGTTACCTTATAGTAACGAATACATAGTACATCACCGAGCGTCATCATGGCATAGCTGGGACGGTAAAATTATATATGTTGTTTGGTTCAAGCGCGGAGTCCTAATGAAAACACTATCTTTACTAATTTTTGCTATTATTGTGTACATACTTTATAGGAACAGAAATTCAAGTAAAATAATCTTGATTAGGCAGCAATAA